The DNA region AAAAGTCGCTGTGAAGTTTTATTCATTTCGTATTAAATATATGAACATTTTTTGTGTAGTTACAATTTAAACATATTAAAGAAACAATCTGTTCAAGTTGGCGAATCCAACGGAAATAAATTTCATCACTCATGACAACCCGATGATTAAACAAATCttatcaaaaaaagaaaaatattgatATAACATTTACCAACTTATATTGTTTAGTGTTGAAAAATTATCTAAGTGCTTGTCATGAGACAAATTATGGTGTAAATCTTTAACAGGTTTTACCTTAAaaaaactgaatattgtaaGTTAACACTAAGTAAATGTTATAGCCTCTTGATCATGACTATGTTGTAATAATTTCCTGGATATGGTAAAATTACTAGGGGAATAAAGATGATAAACAAGAAAGGTTTGTGTAAATTTGTTTAACCCTTAAGTAAGATTATCAATCTGCACTGATTTATATGAATAGACCAAGGTTAATATACACCTTCATTTTTCCTACAattgtataaaacaatatacactTATTAGATGAGATTTATGAGTCGGAAATTTAAacgatataaataaaaaataactggCAATACTAGttattgaataacattttacGTGCATTAAAATCTGTGGGAATCTAAAAAGAATTCCTTACAATTAAGCTGTGTTAATCTATCCTAGTATCGGTATGTACTATTTTAAAATTCTGACTTACCATAGCAGTACATTATATTCAAGGATGATAGTGTTATAATTATGGGTTATTAATATCAATATGAGGATCTGCTGAAACATTTGTTTCACTTATATTCCATTAGGcattttatcaatgaaatattacaaattaaataatatgtgattgtaataattaaaatttacacCAAGTAATATTGAAGGATTCTGTTTGTGGTCAATAATTGTTTTGAAAAAGTGCATAGAAACGTATAAATAATACTACTCTGAATACTACACATACTTAGTAGGAAATTAAATTTACATATGGATTAAATATGTGAATATTAACAATGAAAAAGTTTTGGattaagttttcttttctttcgtTCTTTATATTATGTACATACTTGATTACATTACATGCATGTATTAATTTAGCATTGTAAAAACAATTAGGAATTTCTCAATATGAACTTGAATAGTTCTAGATTAAGATTAACAAATTAAGTAAGAAGAGATATATTAACTGTACATAGAAAAAATAATTGGGCAAAAATGTGAATGATTTtgtgataaaaatgaaattaataaattttactCAATCGAAAGATATGATATACTTGTGTTTTTCTCTCCTTCTAACATACCcaaataaaacattttgtagaaataaaaaaattcagcAAGAGATTTATTGGTTTGGTTATGATTAACTTTCATAATGAGAATCAGTGAACAATTATGTAATACGCGCTTGATAATAGTGATATATATAAACGGCGGCATAACAATTTGgtaatatttttataaatgaatacttTAGGCATTGTATAAAACACCGCTCATAACTAAATACGAGATTTAGTAGGATGTTTAATTATTATCTTCCTTATTTTAAATCTCATTGTTATAACATTACaaaaattgatttaaaataAGTTTTTCCCAAAATAATAACAACATCCTTCATTACAAAATGAGACAGGCTGGAAGTTcattaaaaacagaaaaaaatgagCGGCTATTTTGTCCTAGTAAGAAACTCATTAGCAGCAGATGGGCAAGAGCCCATTTGTGAACTAAATGAGGACCTTCAGATTTGCTATAGAGTGTGGTATTTACAGGTTATTAAGTCAGAGTACAAATGGTATAGGCCTTTAAATTCACGATACTACTTTAACTTCTCGTAATTTGTGATCAGAAATCGACAGGATATTTAGTTTTCATACGTTCGAATACATCTAGGGTTTCAATAAAATTCTGTTTTACAGACAATACATTGTTGTCAGTTTTCGCTAAATGAAAGGTTTTATAGTTTCCAATGTTTTTTTGGCACCATTTATAAAAGAAGAGGAGAAACGCAAAGCACCCTCATCGATCAGGTTTCTTGAATCACGTGTACAGAATGCAAgaacaaatttgaatagaaaaagctCTAGATTACGTGTATTGTTTTACGATCTGTACTAGGGATGAAATTTCTACTTTAAAAGTTGAACTACCATGACAAAATAGTTAACAAACAGATTTTTGAATATAAAAATTGAAAAGTTTGAATAGTTAATACCCTAAAAAACTTAACAAGCTAAtgtcaaaataatatttatcattgCTACTATAGATAGTCGATAGACGACAATATGCAAGAATAATGGCACTCGATAATCACCAGTCGTAGAAAAAGTCGTTTAAGTCTAAACACTGATCGAAACTTCTTATAGAATGTTCTGTTGTTGAAGAAATTATAGTGTGTGGATAGACATGCATATGACTGTATTATATTTATCCATCCACACCTAGTTGAAACGTTAACTACTGTAGACCACTGGCcttataaatgaaatgaaacttagttaaatattatttaagcTTAGTAACTTAGTCAACACAGTACAGAGTTGGTTACTGTTGAATAAATTGCTTCAAGCCTTTAAATGCtttaaatattcttttattaaGATTCCCTTACTTTTATCttcagaaatattttaaaatgattatgaCTTATTAGGACACAATGAGAAGTATGCTCTGATAAAATGTAATATCATTAGCAAACAACTGAAGGGTGATACAATTACAGATTGAGTTCATCCAATGAGTTACtcaaaaaatcacaatgtacTACAACGATAATTTTCGGAAGCGTGAAAGACTGGATTTTGAATAATTGATTCACAAGCAAAGTGCTCAAACTATCATAGAGCTTTTATGTTTTGATACAGTGTGTTCAATTGTCAGAGTTCACTCATGAGACGATCCAAACTAGGCCGAAACAACTGTTTCATGTGCTTTTTTTTGGTGGTTTTCTAGATGACAACAATTTACAATGAAAACAGCATTTAGAGATCGAAGAATAATATCGATCAGTTTAATCTATTGTTAAACCCTTAGTAAGCAGACAATTATGAAGACAATTTAGTTATAAAGTACATTTAGCTAGCCATTATCAAACtatacataaaaatatttttggttTGATTTCAAAACAGGCTAGAAGTTTGCCTAATTGAGAAATTAACAGAAACAGTTTCAAcactgtgatatatatatatatatatatatatatatatatatatatatatatatatatatattcaaaaactTACTTTTCTTCAGATAAGTTTGTGTTTTCTTTCCTAAGTGTTGATAAATACGTTTCCCAAGGTGTACTACAAGTTTCCTATCACAAATAAATAGACAAAATCAGTGACATTAATtacaaacaataatattaatgagatttgtatgttattttgaaaataagagTCAAAGATGTTCAGAATAAAGCTGTGCTAAATAAAAGCAACAAATGACTGATATTTAATTAGATTATCATATCAGGAAATTAATAAATTGTACACACAGTTTAAAACTGAGCTTCAACAAATATAAAATCTTTCggtttaaaatatttgaaatggcACACAGTTCATGGAGATGCAGTTATGTTAACTCATTCATCACGTACCAAGATCTTTAATCAACTGCGCGTGACATTTTAGTTGTACAAGGATCAGTAAAATTCCCTTTTGTCCACACTAAAATAGATGGAGTGGGGTTCAAAGCTGGAACCCAGTAGTGAAAAAGTAAGTGCTATATCTCCTTGATCATAGTAAGTGATATTCCGTTTTAGAACAAGCAATCGTTTTATTTTACTGATGTTACGCTGGACAAACTATTCGATATCAGGCAACATATTATTGGAGGTAGATGAGTGATTAGGTGGAATAAAATAGTTGTGTCCAAGTATTTTCTTGTTGGTAAGCATTAGAACTAAGATTATGTATGATTAAACATTTCTTATGGTCAAATCTAGTAGATCGAAAGATTGATATTTCGACTTCCTAAAGCGTTTCGAAGTTCATATAAATCCATGACCTTCAATAATGTGCCAAACTAAATATGGAAATAATAAGACAGTAAGTTTACACACATGATTAATTCAGTTACAAGAGTTCAGAGATACTCTTATGGTTTTCTTTGCTTTTGCCATTCCACAAAAAATCTTAAAGCCGGTAATAATTTAAGACTTGGTTAATCAGATTGGAAAAGAAGTGAAATACATGGGGTTGCTGAACAGTTGCCAAAAGTAACGATTTGTTTTAAGTGATTATGTTTTTATCTAGTTTGTTAGGATTATGTAAGCGTGTTTATCATGGTAATTGAAAATTATCTGAGCAATTCATCTTCATTTGATgttattcttttgtttttaattgttgGTTAAAGGGTGAACCAAAACattatttgtacaaaatttaacACAAATTAATTTTTGAGACCAAAGGACAGTAAAGGTATATGAATCGAGAACACTGAAAAAACAAACCTTTGCAAATGATGTTGATTATTTATCGAACTGGTTTAAGTATGAAGGCCTAATTtatgagaataataaaatagatttgAACAAATAATTCCAATGAATGTGATGCCAAACACATGCTCATTTGTTTTTGGTACTTATATAGAGAACACAATGTAAGTAGTAATGAAATTGAAAAAAGAGATCAAGTGTGAACAACAAATTTACTGATGAGCATCATAACAAAAAGctaattttattgagatcatgaactgatctaagttgGACACTCaataaaaacctggaaacactggttAGCGGATTCATGCatgcacattgctgaagagCCCCATACTAGCGCGAAACAACTGTCTAATGCTTCTAGGCTTTTAGTGGTTGTTTAGCCTGGATTAGTTCGTAATACAAAAACACTTAGCACTCTCAATAACCCCATACCgataaaaatttaattataaaaacgCTTCTAGTACATAAAATTTGCTACTAAAAGTGAAATAAGGAAAACAGGAACTGTATCAATTTTTTATAAGTAGATAGAAACTCATAacagttttatatttattacaagCTTACAGaatgaaagaaaatataaagTATGTTTATTCGTTAAGTAAATGAAAGATAACGTCATAGCTCAACGTAATTACATCTTTTCATTATGACATAAACCGGAgaaattcaatgatttttgCTAATAAggacagtcctaaacatcaatgtgaagatgCAAACAAACATTACATTTAAAAAGAGGGCATTAATGGAAATACTCCTTAATATAGAGACTTCGACGGATTATAACAGAACTGATGAGAAATTATGTAGAATTGTACAACTCAGTGAAGGTACATAATCAAGAATGTTGAAGATTTCGAGATGAGtaataattaatcattaatttGAACTTCGCATAGTCGTTCATGTATATCTGTTTTTATTGTATTAGTCTTCCGTGATAGATATTGACTAttaaatttgattatttcaCTTGATTTCGTTCTGCATTTGCAATTTGGTTTTATCAAACGTTGTATAAAAAATATTCAGACTGATTACATTATCTATTTATCCATCAGTAATTTGTCACTGGTATTATGCGCAGGGAGATTAAAGCCATTAACGCTACAGCAAAAATGAACTACACACAACAACTATGTGTATGTGTTTCTATGTAAAAATTCAAGTATACACACTCATGTAAACTATGACATGGCAATTAtgttatgaaataataaataatattccaGAAAAATGTGATGCATTTaattatgaattcaaataaacTCTTAAGTAACAAGAGGACAAACTCCAATGAAATTACACTTTACACTTATGTGTTTTACAAAGTGAACTGTAGAGATTGAAAGATAATATTTATATCAATCTGCAGTTAATTGAAGGAACACTGGATATTTGTTTTACTATAGTTCAAAACTAATCAACAATGAATATTAACGGCCTCCAATGCAAGAACTTCACATTTATTTTCTATACACATATtaaataaagttaataatttaatcaaaattattgGTACAATTATTATTTTGCTATTCGCATGAGTtatttatttaaccaaatgataatttattcgaCGTTGATAATATCCagataaacaaaatgataattaaGACTTCCCgaataatgatattattattattactgtacaTCAAAATAATCAATGTCTATTCTTATCAGAATGGTCAATcagttgttttatttatatgtGTAGAAATAAGGAGAGCATTATGGATGAAAGTATTTAGACTGAACAAATATACCAAATCAGTTAATATATATCTCTGTCTACAGCTAatctggtatatatatataaccgtcAATCAAATACCGTTGCATTAATAATTagtcagtttagtaagtagaatGTGAAATTTTTTAACTGATCACATGTTGTAAACAATAATCTTTTGAGACGTTGTTCATGTATGAACTAGAATGTACTCGAATCATATATCGTTACATTATTTATTACGATAATAATAGACAATCTAtccttttatttatttggaaaatTTTAGATATTCCAAGTTAATTTTCAATAGTATAGTCAAATATTAAGTTTACAACAAATCGAATTGTAATTGAACTGCCTCAACCAGTTTGTTATGGGTTGCATAAGAAATAAAAGAAAGTAATCCATTTCCATAAAATTCATTATGGAAATGATTTTAGCCAGTAattgttatatattttataCTTAAATACTAAACCAAACAGATGAcgtgaaaaaagaaaaaactgcTCTTCATGTATTTTTTTCGTAAAAAGAACAAACACAAGAAAGCAATCCtatttcttataatatattaaCAACTTGAAATCCACAAAGGTTATATCAATATAATGAAAAGGGTATATATGAATGAAAAACATACCTTAATTTTAATAATGCAAAAAACTGTCGGGGTTTTCCTCCATTATGAGGTTGAAATGAATATCTAATTCTACGAATTATGGAACTTAGTACAAACAAATTGCATAAAGATATATTACCCATGGGCATAGTGGGAAAAAGAGGAATGTTATCATGTCAGATAACTTTTATAATATTCCCAAAAGCTATGCAGTTTGTTATAGATCTCCAAAGCAGAACAAAACAATTTGTTAAAATATACGACTCCCAGTGTGAGCAAAACAAAATTCATAGCAGGGAGTATGGATTTAAGGTGCATAAAGGAATTATATTACGATATTTAGGGATTTAAACTATAGAGtttagaaaatgaaatttaGGATATTCTTAGTACATTTGTTGTAAAAAAAAAGTTCCAGGGAGAGCAATCTAAGATGTAAAACAAACTATTGAATTAAAATATGTGATTAGTTTGGTTGAGTATACACAACAAGATATTGTATTGGTTAGTGCAGTCAATAGCCGCAGAACGACTACTCCGTTCCATCACGTGACTCCCATCAGCGCGAATCCACGGTCCCACTACGAATAAAACCACCGTCATTCATGCATTGAGGAGAGAACTCGACCTTTCAATCACTAGATTGGTATTTAACGGTTTACTTCTCTAATTTCAGTTAATTTGATCCATACTAGGATAACATAATAATTAACTAGTGCTATCTGATTTCAAATGGTTGTTGAACGAAAGTCAGAACACAGTATAAAAAAACTACAAAACTTAACAACCTTTAAAATCTCCTATACCGAAAAATGTATACATATTTATCATGGTGAAAAAAGACGAATAAATGAGTCATCAGACTGACTCGAAAGTATGGATTATGAGCATCATTCAATTACTTTCCACTTAATATTTGTATACTTGGATTCTAACAAACAAACCTTTTTTGCCAAATACTATAGTAAACAAATGAAATGCTCTATTCACACACATACATCATTCAGTTGTATAAACGTTATAAAAAAATCACAAATACCTAAAACGCGGGTATTATTTGCAAAATTTaactaaattataaataatactaTTAAACTAAAACgttgaaaacatttttaaaaactaaCCTCAATTTTCCTTAATACTGAAGAATAATTATACTGAACAGGTGGGATCATTTTTAATGTTTCTAAAGTATAATAAAATTCACTGAGGCCATAAAATTCCATTGAACTGAAGTCTGGATCCAATTGAACAACATCATTAATTGCACATGGTAATGGAGAACAACTTTGATTTAAATTAAGTAAAGGTTCCACAGTTTGCATACATTTATCCATATTACCCGTACCCtagaaattaaatgaatttataaatattaaaaacaaaagttAGTTGGGATAAAAATTTCTGGGATAATAACAATTCTTAACCTCTCAACAAAGATATAACCATATATTCAATGATGACTTGGTTTCATAAAACTTACCGAAATTTACCAAAGAGTTATGACTGGTTGAGTCCACTTACGTTACGAATATAGACGTCATTTACCGGTGATATTGGATGGTTACTGAGCCAAATTacaaattgactgaagttgCAAATATGGATCACTGGATTCCAACTCATCAAGAGTAACAAATTTTAAATGTGCGATAACttaatttcattattgttttaattattgtaTATATGAATATGGACTAATCCTATGTGtaacattaaattattaaatgcTTTAAATAAATACAGAGGATTGTGAATTTCGTAAAAAACATTCCCAATGTGCAAGGAAATAAAATACTAAATATAATCTGGATTCTATTTTGAATTCACGACCTGTAAATTCAGATATTTTCTATGAATGATATCAATACTAGAACAAAGGAATTGTGCTATCTATCAAGGAGATCTTCAGGTCTTTCGTTAGTGACCACCTGGGAAAACTAAATGTGGATCAAAAATaccattttttttattatttaagagaaatgaaaataagctacatatatatacatacttgGAAAATCTACGTGAAACGTGTAACCTACAAATTTCCATGGTCGGGTTTCAATAACGTAGGTTTTCCACAGAGGCCACCTATTTCTCATTACACTAAAGAATGTTGCTAAGCATGATTCAACAAAAGATAGGACAGATTAACTGAATTCTTTATTCTGAAAAATGTTGTATATTCCAGTTATTCAGCTTCAGATTCATCGTATGATAATATTTATAGGGTCTAGTCTAATATTCCAAGAGTTACATCCTGAAAGTATTTTTCAATACAGAGGTTTTAGTCATTCATAAAGTTAAACCAGAGTTCTGTGTACAAAATCAGTTATTTTGTTCTCTTTTTGGTATAATTAAAGCACATGGATTCTTTTTGTGAAAACAAAATTCACTTGCATAATAAAAAATAACGTCAATCATAgatatttaaatgaaactaCATGACTAATGTCTATTACATTCCATCAAATGTATAACTTCGGTAAACCTAAACCGAGTTATTTAGTTTTACCATGTCTTAATAATGATTACTTAGATGAGGAAAAACGtgcattttgttttgtttcaggCATTGACATCATATTTTGTGTTTGTATGTAAACAATACAGTAGTAGGGAAAACATGCTGATACCGTTGAAATTCTTAAGTTATTCTAATAATCACTTATGCTTTATCATACtttaaatcatttcaatagtGTCCAAGGTTACTAGTCAACAGAAACTGACGTCAACATCATACGATATGAATATGCTTTGAATTGATCTCAATCTGTATGCTGAAAGTATTCTTTTATTATGCGACCATGCAGTCTGTGTAGTCATTATTGCGAATGatttaaacaattttctacCTTTTAAAAAGCAATATAAActtgttttaaaatataatgaatagatGCGCAAATGCTATCCTTTCATAAAGCTTACTGTATACTGAACAGAAAATTTTTCACTCGCTGGTTCAATCATCTCACCAATAACTGGACGAGGAGTAATTTCACTTATTACATTAAAACCTTCGAGTAAGCAAGGATCCTTTTGAAAGTAGAAAGAAAGTCGATATGTTATTCAGTGAGttcaattttattaaattaagcGAGAAATATAATGTAATACAGTTTTTAGGACTAAACTAATCATTCAAAATATCCAGTACTGGTGCAGATCAGAGAAGTCATCACTCATTATCATCGACAAAACAGATCTATCACTTACGAGTGGATCATAATCTTTTTTAATGAAGTTTCACCTCCTGGAGCGGATTGCTCGGTTgagctttcattattcttttgaacaacattatcagcacaaacttcaggtagactcTCTATCTAATCAAACTATCGAGCTCAGAGGACGAAAACCcccaaaatcattcacctgggCTAAAACTATTCACCATCTTAAGATCAGAATCTTACACCGGGTCTTTAGAAGTTATAACGAAGGTATGTGATTTCGCGAAACAGCACCCTTCCCTCTCTCCTGGttggcagcgacaccaaatgtagtggATGAGGACATAAGTGAGGACCATTGAATGTATTTgattacaaaattacagaacatcttagtaaaatctgtgaaccatacagtaaatagttcatttgcaaCATATCAATCAACCGTCTCAGACTTCAGTGTTCGTTCGTTTCTACACCAATAATTCTTTGTTcctgttctcttttctttgatcttcttaaccttctgcctccaggtatttcaccttcgactgatgatacatactacttatatctgtcaatatcggtagcacacaccataataTAATTAGATATCAAACGAGAAaccatttggtaaataattcAGATATTCTCACTCCCCGGTGTTAAACAAACGGATACTGGCAAAGCAGACAGATAAAAAGTAAAAAGTGAATtctttaaaatgaatgatttgaCCAATAGAGTGACTAAGTTCGATAGAGACTAATTAGCCGTAAAGACGGAAAATGAACTCTCTTGGTTTGGAATGGAATTTAAGCCATATGTTTTGTGCAGGAGTTCGGGATACTAACTAGCCGCTAAAATGGATGTTAGAAGGGTGGCTTTCAAATCTTGTACATAGCAGTTAAGGGTCAAGGTTTTAACCCATTTGATAAGACATTCAGACGAGAATTTTGTATCTGTTCATCTATTGTGTAgttgtaattaattattatgCATGGGATAGTCTGGCAAAATTCAGGAATTTTTTATTGCTGCATCGCTGTTATTTGACCTTAAAACCAATAGCTCGGGCATAAAAATACCCTAACATTTACTAACTAGATACATAGTATAATGTTCGATTACACACAGGGATGATAATATAAATGGAATATCAGAAGATAATTTACATTATTAACTGGATTCACCCCTATAACCGTAGAAAACCAAGAAGCACCAGACAAATTtaatcctagtatggggcttcCGAATTTTTTACTCATAATATTGTTAGAAATATAACCAAGGGACTACAGATCGCATAATAAAGCAGATTAATAGATGTTGGGAGCATGGATCACTAGATATCAACTCAGAGGTTTGAAAACGATGCATTAGACACTTAAGGAATCTATGTGGGATCATGGTTGCGCACAACCGATGTAACACAAACTAGAATAAAATAGATGTTCAGAGCTTGTTGATTTTAAAAATTGTCTAGTTGAAGTCAGATTGTTATATAGACTATCTTCGAACTGAACAATCTACATAAGTGTTGCATTATTAATGAGACGTTGTTCATGATACGGTCAATAAAATATCTCTTGTAAAGCTTAAACATTGTATAAT from Schistosoma haematobium chromosome ZW, whole genome shotgun sequence includes:
- the ENTPD4_1 gene encoding Ectonucleoside triphosphate diphosphohydrolase 4 (EggNog:ENOG410VAVV~COG:F) — its product is MYKDPCLLEGFNVISEITPRPVIGEMIEPASEKFSVQYTGTGNMDKCMQTVEPLLNLNQSCSPLPCAINDVVQLDPDFSSMEFYGLSEFYYTLETLKMIPPVQYNYSSVLRKIEETCSTPWETYLSTLRKENTNLSEEKFNSFIGFKKLICFKASYLVSAFHKGLHFPTNYDKLIPTLEINKIELQWSLGALLYKLK